The following nucleotide sequence is from Cyanobium sp. AMD-g.
CTGCGGTCGACCCCGAAGCGGAAGTTGGTGCCCACGGCAATGCGGCGGGCCTGGAGCCGCTCGGCCAGCACCTCCTGGACAAAGCGCTCCGGCGTCAGCGCCGAGAGCTCACGGGTGAAGGGCACCAGCACCAGTTGTTCGATGCCGAGAGGTTCCAGCAGCTCCAGCTTCTCCTCGGGCAGATCCAACCTCAGCCGCGTCTCGCCATGGAGCACCTCCCGGGGGTGGGGCCAGAAACTGACCACCGTGGGAACCACCGGCGGCTGCGCCACTGGCAGCGCTTCGGTGACGGCGTTGATCACACGCCGATGGCCCCGATGCAGCCCATCGAAGCTGCCAAGGGCGATGGCGGTGGGGCGCAGGGCGTGCTCGGGGTCGTGAAGCGGGATCAACGGCCTGGGCCCTCGCCGAAAGGATCCTCCCATGCCAAGTTTGGGGCCTTCGCCCCTTCCCCCATGGTCGACCCGCTGGATCTGCAGCGCATGGCCGATGCCCTTCGCCGCATGGGCTGGGTGCGCTTCTGGGTCCTGCTCGCCCTCGGGGTGGTGGTGGTGGGGGTGCTGATCTTCAACAACATCGGCGGCCAGATGGCGGCCAACTCCTCCCGTGCCCTGGGGCTGGGCCCCGGTCTCTCCCTCACCACCCTGTCGTTCCTGGTTCTGCTCTGGAGTCTGTGGCAATCCTGGCTGGTGGTGCGCTGCGGCCGCGCCCTGGCCAGCCCGGCACGCCCCAGCAAAGGGGAAACCACGCGCCTGGTGAAACGCGGCCTGCTGGCCGACCTGGGCGGGCTCACCCTGGCGGCGGTGGGCTATCAGGCCCTGGCCGGCAGCCTGTTCGTGCAGGCCTCCCAGCAGGTGCCGGGCTTCTTCGGTGCCCAGATGCAGGTGGCCCCGGGCAGCGGCGGCCGGGTGGTGGGGCTGCCGATCACCTCGATCGAGATGCTCTCGGTGCTCAGCAACACCCAGGTGCTGTTCGCCCACCTGATCGGGCTGATCATCAGCCTGTGGCTGCTGCAGCGGATCTACCGACGCGCATAGCGCCTCACCAGGAAGGAGGCGCTTGGATGTGTGGTGCCACCAGCTGAGCTGGTGAAGCGGGTTCAAAACCTATGGACAACCGGAGCGGCAGCCCCTGGCGTTGGAGGAGGACTCGCTTGATTGCCATGAAGCTCACTGACAAGAAAGGACGATCATCATTGATAGCCACGTCGAATCTCTCCAGGAAGGTGACCTCCGCCACCAGAGCAACTCCCCTAATCCATTGCCTGAAGGCCTGGAGACGTCTTTGCCGCTGAAAAGAAGCATCGTTGTCATCGGCCAGGATCACGCACACACGCGGCCAGACCAATCGGCAGCGCAAGCCTTCTGGAGGCTATCGGGCCTCCGTCAGAAATCATCTCCCAACACCTTGGCCATCAAACGGGGCAGAAGTACATCGAAAGCGTGCCCAGCCTGACATTCGCGCAGGGCCCGCTCCCCCAGACGGCGTCGCATAGCATCATCCTCCAACAACTTTTGCAGAGCAACGGCCATGGCGGAGACGTCAAATCGGTCCACCACCACTCCTGCGCCTGCGGCGATGAAGGATTCAGCGCCCGCACAGCCTGAGAAACACATGCTCGGAATCCCAAGCATGGCTGTTTCCAAGCAAACCGCCCCGAACGGCTCCTCCCTTGAGGTGAGCAGAAACACGTCAAAGGAATCAAAATAGGGGTAGGGATTCTCACGAGGCCCTGTGAAGCGGACCATCGACTCCAAGCCCATCCTTTGGATATCGCTTTCAATTTGATAGGTTGTCATTGGATCACCCCCGCCCACCCAGGCAAACAAAGGAGGATCGCTCATTTCAGTCGCAAGATAGTGAGCAATCTGAAGGAAGATATCTGGTCCCTTGCGCCACTCAATGGTCCCCGCCATACCAACAAGCTGGCGTTGCCGGGGGAGATTGAACTCCTCACGCAGTCGATCACAGCCTCGCCAGCGCACAACCTCTTCCGTGTCGCAGTATTCATCAATCACGCACAGATCCTCTTCCTGCAAACCGAGGTAAGCCTGCAGATGGCTTGCCGTCAGCTGCGAGTCAGCGATGATGCACGTCGCAAGCTGTTGGAAGCTCTGCTGGGAGATGCCGGAGCGACGGATCCAGTATCCCATCTCGCGCACATGCACGCTGACCCTGGGAAGGCGCTCAGGGAGCAGGGCAAGCGAATCCAGCAAGCCCTGCAAACATTGCAGCCCAACCACAGTATTGCAATAGATGGCATCAGCGTTCAGCAGCAGTGCCGCCATGGCGCGGGCCTGAAGACGACTCTCGACGTGGTGGAGAACTCGGCGCCTGACGGGAACAAGGGGCTTAACGCCTCGAACATTGGGAAGCGCGAGTAGTTGCTCCCTTAATGGTCCATTGTGGCGATAAAGAATCTCGAAAACGACATCGGGATGGCGCGATTGGGCCCAACGCAGAAATCGGTACAGAAGCAGAGAAGATCCGTCATGGTGCAGATAAGGGGTAATCACCACCACCACAGCGGGACGGGCACTGGAACGCTTCATGTCTTCCATGATTTCTCTTTTTTTGAGCGCAAGTCAGCTCCTCGTGTCCTTTGTCAACCAAGCTTCCAGGACCCCAGACGATCCGGGGACACCCAGCCGGTCCAAATCTGGCAACAGGTTTGAATCCCCGCGCCAGAAGAGTTCGGGCTGCAGGGGCGTCAGGGACGATCCCCCCTGCTGCACCCAGGCCACATCGGTGGGCCAGTCGGCCGGGCCCGCTCCTGAACCCTCCAGATCATCCACCACCTCACCAGCCAGCCAGTAGTAGGTGCGGCCGCGGGGGTCGGTGCGCTTCTCGAACTGATCGATGTAGCGCCGCACCGCCGTGCGGCACCAGCGCAGAGGCGCGAGGGCCTCGGCGGGCCGCGGTGGCACGTTGAGATTGAGCAGCATTCCCTCGGGCCAGCCGCCGGCATGCATGCGCTCGGCCACATCGAGAGCCAGGGCCGCCGCCGCCTCGAAGCGACGCCAGTGAAAATCGGCGCTGCTCACCGCCAGGGCGGGAAGGCCCTCGATCGTCCCCTCCATGGCCGCCGACACCGTGCCCGAATAGAGGACGTCGGTGCCGAGGTTGGGGCCGTGGTTGATGCCGGAGAGCACCAGGTCCGGCGTCTGCTCCAGCAGCCTGAACAGGGCCAGCTTGACGCAGTCGGAAGGGGTGCCGCTGCAGGCCCAGGCGGTGACACCCGCCGCGAAGAGTTCGTCGGCCCGCTCTGCCCGCAGCGGGGTCTGCAGGGTGAGGCCATGGCCGGTGGCGGAGCGCTCCCGATCGGGGCAGACGACGGTGACCGCATGACCTCGGGAGGCCGCCTCTGCGGCCAGGGCCTGAATGCCATCGGCGAAGACCCCGTCATCGTTGCTGATCAGGATCCGGAGCGGTGCCATCGGCCTCGACCGCGGGGACTGCCGGAAAGCTAGACGCTGCTGCCTACAGTCGCTTCCTTCCCTGATCTGTCCCGTGAGCGCCACCGTCAGCCTGCAGCAGCTCACCGACCAGCTGGAGCACCTGGAGGCTGAGGCCGCCGCCGCCATCGCCAACGCCAGCGATGCCGCCGCCCTTGAGGAGCTGCGGGTGGGGCTTCTGGGCAAGAAGGGTCGGCTCTCGGGGGTGCTGGGGGCCATGGGCCGCCTGCCGGGTGAGGAGCGCCCCCTGGTGGGCCAGCGGGCCAATCGGCTCAAGGACCAGGTGCAACACCTGCTCGGCGCCCGGCTCGAGGCCGTGCGCAGCGCCGCCATGGTGGAGCGGTTGGAACGGGAACGGATCGATGTGACAGCGGGCTGCAGCTACGTGCCCCCCGGCCACCGCCATCCCCTGCAGAGCACCGTTGAAGAAATCGTCGATATCTTTGCCGGCCTTGGCTACCGGGTCTCGGAGGGTCCCGAGATCGAGACCGACCACTACAACTTCACCGCCCTGAACATCCCTGAGCACCACCCGGCCCGGGACATGCAGGACACCTTCTATCTCGGTGGGGACCGTCTGCTGCGCACCCACACCTCCCCCGTGCAGATCCGCCACCTGGAGGCCAACCCGCCGCCGGTGCGCGTGATCGCCCCCGGCCGGGTGTATCGGCGCGATGCGGTGGATGCCACCCACTCGCCGGTGTTCCACCAGGTGGAGGTGCTCGCCCTCGATGAGGGGCTGGATTTCAGTCACCTGCGCGGCACCGTCACCACCTTCCTGCAGCAGTTCTTCGGCGATCTGCCGGTTCGCTTCCGGGCCAGTTATTTTCCCTTCACCGAGCCCTCCGCCGAAGTCGACGTGCAGTGGCGCGGCCGCTGGCTGGAGGTGATGGGCTGCGGCATGGTGGATCCGGCGGTCCTCGAGGGTCTGGGCCTCGATCCCGAGCGCTGGAGTGGTTTTGCCGCCGGTCTGGGGGTGGAGAGGTTCTGCATGGTGCGCCACGGCATTGACGACATCCGCAGGCTGTTCAGCAGCGATCTGCGCTTCCTGGAGCAGTTCTGATCTCCCCCCATAAACTCGATGGGCTCCCCCGCCTGCGATCGGTGCCCCGGGTCGGACTGATCGTCAACGACGGCAAGGATCTGGCGATCAGCACCGCCGACCTGATCGAGAGCCGGCTGAAGGCGGCGGGCCTTGAAGTGGCGCGGGTGAGCAGTTCCGGTGGCGTGGTGGGTTTCGCCAATCCCGACCAGCACCTGCGCTCCAGGGGCTACGCCGCCTGCGTCCCCGCCAGCTTCGATGAGGAGATGGCCCTGGCGGTGGTGCTGGGGGGAGACGGCACGGTGCTCTCCGCCGCCCGCCAGACCGCCCCGATCGGCGTGCCGATCCTGACCATCAACACCGGCCATCTGGGCTTCCTGGCCGAGGCGTACCTGAAGGACCTGGACCAGGCCCTGGCCCAGGTGGTGTCAGGGGAATGGACCGTGGAGGAGCGTTCAATGCTCGTGGTGAGCGTGATGCGGGGCGAGCAGCGGCGCTGGGAGGTGCTCTGTCTCAACGAGATGGCCCTGCACCGGGAGCCCCTCACCAGCATGTGCCACTTCGAGATCGCCATCGGCCGCCACGCCCCCGTGGACATCGCCGCCGACGGGGTGATCCTCTCCTCCCCCACCGGCTCCACCGCCTACGCCCTCAGCGCCGGAGGGCCGGTGATCACCCCCGACTGTCCGGTACTTCAGCTGACACCGATCGCCGCCCATTCCCTCGCCTCCCGGGCCCTGGTCTTCAGCGACCAGGAGCCCGTGACCGTGTTCCCCGCCACCCCCGAGCGGCTGATGATGGTGGTGGACGGCAGCGCCGGCTGCTACATCTGGCCCGAGGACCGGGTGCTGGTGCGCCGCAGCGAGCATCCGGTGCGCTTCGTGCGGCTGGCGGATCACGAATTCTTCCAGGTGCTGCGCAACAAGCTGGGCTGGGGCCTGCCCCACGTGGCCAAGCCGTCCAGCAGCCACGCCGACGCCCCCCTGTGACGACGCCACCCACCGCCGCCACCCCTGCCCAGACCGCGGTGTTGCTGGTGGGCCTGGAGGCCATCGGCCTGGCTCCCCGGCTGGAGGTGTCCGGCTACAGCACCCAGCAGCAGGAGCCTGGCGATGCGCTCCCTGCGGCCGTGATCCTGTCGCCGGGATGCGAACAGCGGATTCCGGAACTGCGCCGCAGGCTGGGGGCTCGCCCCCTGCTGCTCGGCATCAGCAGCGACAGCGTGGAGAGCCGCAGCCATTGCCTGGAGTGGGGGGCCGACGATTTCTGGCTGCCCAGCCTCGGCACCAGCGATCTGCTCACCCGGTTGCGGCTGCACCTGGCCCTGGCCCAGCGGCAGGCCCCCACGCCGGTGTCCGCCCTGCTGACGTTGGCGAATCTGCGGATCGACCCGGTGGCACGCCAGGGGTGGCGCGGCCAGCGCCAGCTCAGCCTGACGGCCCGGGAGTATCAGCTGCTGCTGCTGCTGCTGCGCCACCGGGGATCGGTGGTGAGCCGGGAGCGCATCCTTGAAGAGATCTGGGCCGACCAGGGCGGAGGCGCCAGCAACGTGATCGAGGTGTACGTGCGCTACCTGCGCCAGAAGCTGGAGCAGGAGGGCGAATCCCGGCTGATCCACACCGTTCGGGGTCGTGGCTACTGCCTCAGTGAAGGTCGGCCCCCCGCGGGGCCCGTGCCATGAGCTGTTCCAACCTCCGGCGTTGGGCCCTGGCCGGCGTGGTCCTGTTGGGCGGCTGCGGACCGGGTTTGACCCAGGTGCCACCCCAGTTTCTGCCCATCACCGCCCAGTGGTGTCTGGAGGGGCCGCCGCCGGCGCGCTGCATCCAGCTGGAGGTGCCCCGGGGCGAGCGCCAGCAGGCCATGGGGTTGCAACTGCGCCCGCCCTTGCCCCACCTGCGCGGCATGTGGTTCCCGTACGCTCCCCCCGCGGTGGCCAGGTTCTGGATGCACCGAACCCCGGAACCCCTCGACATGCTGTTCATCCAGGGCGGTCGCGTTGTTTTCCTCGAGAGTGCCGTGCCGCCCTGCATGAACCTGCCCTGCCGCAGCTACGGCCCCGACACGCCGGTGGACGGGGTGCTGGAACTGGCGGCTGGCCAGGCCGCCGTGCTCGGCATCAGCGTGGGCACCCCGGTGCGGATCACCCCACTGCCGGGCGCGCTCCCTTCAGCACCAGCACGGGATTGAGGGGAGCCAGGCGGGTGCCCTCCGCCAGGGGAGCACCACGCCAGGCCTGGATCTGGGTGACCGCCACCCCCAGGCCGGCCTGCTCCAGCAGGGGACGGCACAGGGCCAGTCCCTCCACCGTGGCCAGGGGCAGCACCACCACCCCACCGGGCCGCAGCCGGCCCAGCACCGTCTCCAGCAGCAGGCTGCGCCTAGCACCACCGCCACCGATGAGCACGCGATCGGGGTCGGGCAGCTGGGCCAGGGCCGCCGGGGCCTCCGCCTCCAGCACCCCGGCGGGCCGCACCCCGAGCCGGATCGCATTGGCGCCGATCAGGGCGGCGGCCCCGGCCCGGCGCTCCACGGCCCACAGGGTCAGCCCGGGACGCAACCGCAGCGCCTCCAAGCCCACCGATCCCACCCCGGCACCGATGTCCCAGAGCACGCCCGTCTCAGGCAGATCCAGATCGGCCAGCAGCTGGACGCGCACCTCCCGTTTGGTCATCAGCCCCGGCTGGTCTGCATGTTGCAGCCAGAGCCCGTCGGGGATGCCGAACAGGGGCAGGGCCTCCGGCGCGACCGCGGCGGGCTCGCTGGCGATCAGCAGCACCAGGTGCAGGGGATCGAGATCCGGCGGCAGGGGGTCGGCGGGCGCCAGCCGCTGCAGACGCTCCGCCGGATGGCCGAGGCGCTCCGCCAGCCAGACCTGATAGGCGGCCTCCAGCCCCGAAGCCCGCAGGATGCCGCGCACCTCGGCGGCTCCTCCCCGGGCCGGATCGGTCAGCACCGCCAGGGCGGCGGGCCGCTGCTGCAGCCGCGCCGCCAGGGGCTCGGGATCACGGCCGTGCAGGCTGATCCAGGAGGCGTCCTGC
It contains:
- a CDS encoding DUF3611 family protein, with the translated sequence MVDPLDLQRMADALRRMGWVRFWVLLALGVVVVGVLIFNNIGGQMAANSSRALGLGPGLSLTTLSFLVLLWSLWQSWLVVRCGRALASPARPSKGETTRLVKRGLLADLGGLTLAAVGYQALAGSLFVQASQQVPGFFGAQMQVAPGSGGRVVGLPITSIEMLSVLSNTQVLFAHLIGLIISLWLLQRIYRRA
- a CDS encoding glycosyltransferase family 4 protein — its product is MKRSSARPAVVVVITPYLHHDGSSLLLYRFLRWAQSRHPDVVFEILYRHNGPLREQLLALPNVRGVKPLVPVRRRVLHHVESRLQARAMAALLLNADAIYCNTVVGLQCLQGLLDSLALLPERLPRVSVHVREMGYWIRRSGISQQSFQQLATCIIADSQLTASHLQAYLGLQEEDLCVIDEYCDTEEVVRWRGCDRLREEFNLPRQRQLVGMAGTIEWRKGPDIFLQIAHYLATEMSDPPLFAWVGGGDPMTTYQIESDIQRMGLESMVRFTGPRENPYPYFDSFDVFLLTSREEPFGAVCLETAMLGIPSMCFSGCAGAESFIAAGAGVVVDRFDVSAMAVALQKLLEDDAMRRRLGERALRECQAGHAFDVLLPRLMAKVLGDDF
- the surE gene encoding 5'/3'-nucleotidase SurE, with protein sequence MAPLRILISNDDGVFADGIQALAAEAASRGHAVTVVCPDRERSATGHGLTLQTPLRAERADELFAAGVTAWACSGTPSDCVKLALFRLLEQTPDLVLSGINHGPNLGTDVLYSGTVSAAMEGTIEGLPALAVSSADFHWRRFEAAAALALDVAERMHAGGWPEGMLLNLNVPPRPAEALAPLRWCRTAVRRYIDQFEKRTDPRGRTYYWLAGEVVDDLEGSGAGPADWPTDVAWVQQGGSSLTPLQPELFWRGDSNLLPDLDRLGVPGSSGVLEAWLTKDTRS
- the pheS gene encoding phenylalanine--tRNA ligase subunit alpha, translated to MSATVSLQQLTDQLEHLEAEAAAAIANASDAAALEELRVGLLGKKGRLSGVLGAMGRLPGEERPLVGQRANRLKDQVQHLLGARLEAVRSAAMVERLERERIDVTAGCSYVPPGHRHPLQSTVEEIVDIFAGLGYRVSEGPEIETDHYNFTALNIPEHHPARDMQDTFYLGGDRLLRTHTSPVQIRHLEANPPPVRVIAPGRVYRRDAVDATHSPVFHQVEVLALDEGLDFSHLRGTVTTFLQQFFGDLPVRFRASYFPFTEPSAEVDVQWRGRWLEVMGCGMVDPAVLEGLGLDPERWSGFAAGLGVERFCMVRHGIDDIRRLFSSDLRFLEQF
- a CDS encoding NAD(+) kinase, which codes for MPRVGLIVNDGKDLAISTADLIESRLKAAGLEVARVSSSGGVVGFANPDQHLRSRGYAACVPASFDEEMALAVVLGGDGTVLSAARQTAPIGVPILTINTGHLGFLAEAYLKDLDQALAQVVSGEWTVEERSMLVVSVMRGEQRRWEVLCLNEMALHREPLTSMCHFEIAIGRHAPVDIAADGVILSSPTGSTAYALSAGGPVITPDCPVLQLTPIAAHSLASRALVFSDQEPVTVFPATPERLMMVVDGSAGCYIWPEDRVLVRRSEHPVRFVRLADHEFFQVLRNKLGWGLPHVAKPSSSHADAPL
- a CDS encoding response regulator transcription factor encodes the protein MTTPPTAATPAQTAVLLVGLEAIGLAPRLEVSGYSTQQQEPGDALPAAVILSPGCEQRIPELRRRLGARPLLLGISSDSVESRSHCLEWGADDFWLPSLGTSDLLTRLRLHLALAQRQAPTPVSALLTLANLRIDPVARQGWRGQRQLSLTAREYQLLLLLLRHRGSVVSRERILEEIWADQGGGASNVIEVYVRYLRQKLEQEGESRLIHTVRGRGYCLSEGRPPAGPVP
- a CDS encoding DUF192 domain-containing protein — translated: MSCSNLRRWALAGVVLLGGCGPGLTQVPPQFLPITAQWCLEGPPPARCIQLEVPRGERQQAMGLQLRPPLPHLRGMWFPYAPPAVARFWMHRTPEPLDMLFIQGGRVVFLESAVPPCMNLPCRSYGPDTPVDGVLELAAGQAAVLGISVGTPVRITPLPGALPSAPARD
- the cbiE gene encoding precorrin-6y C5,15-methyltransferase (decarboxylating) subunit CbiE; the protein is MLEVLGTDAAGIAGLSRHWQEQILGADLVAAPRRLLADLEAWRGDAPAPELLASDRPTELLPRLQQALAAGQQVVLLASGDPLWFGIGRLLLQHLPAERLRFHPAPTSLQLAFARLGRPWQDASWISLHGRDPEPLAARLQQRPAALAVLTDPARGGAAEVRGILRASGLEAAYQVWLAERLGHPAERLQRLAPADPLPPDLDPLHLVLLIASEPAAVAPEALPLFGIPDGLWLQHADQPGLMTKREVRVQLLADLDLPETGVLWDIGAGVGSVGLEALRLRPGLTLWAVERRAGAAALIGANAIRLGVRPAGVLEAEAPAALAQLPDPDRVLIGGGGARRSLLLETVLGRLRPGGVVVLPLATVEGLALCRPLLEQAGLGVAVTQIQAWRGAPLAEGTRLAPLNPVLVLKGARPAVG